From Desmodus rotundus isolate HL8 chromosome 12, HLdesRot8A.1, whole genome shotgun sequence, one genomic window encodes:
- the RIIAD1 gene encoding RIIa domain-containing protein 1 isoform X1 produces the protein MAMQPGGLLAPDPGALSPAQLEQLRNFKIQTRIANEKYLRAHKEVELLLSDFFREMFLKRPDNIREFAAGSSGSERVLLLSVWVFKLPWALSALQRLLKILIKNRPS, from the exons ATGGCGATGCAGCCGGGTGGGCTGCTGGCGCCGGACCCTGGGGCGCTGAGCCCGGCGCAGTTGGAGCAGCTGCGCAACTTCAAG ATTCAGACTCGGATTGCTAACGAAAAGTACCTAAGGGCCCACAAAGAAGTGGAGTTGCTCCTAAGTGATTTTTTCCG AGAAATGTTCCTGAAGAGGCCAGACAACATCCGAGAATTCGCTGCAG GGTCATCTGGAAGTGAGAGAGTCCTGTTGTTATCAGTGTGGGTTTTCAAGCTGCCTTGGGCTCTGTCTGCTTTGCAAAGGCTTTTAAAGATACTCATTAAAAACAGACCTTCCTGA
- the RIIAD1 gene encoding RIIa domain-containing protein 1 isoform X2, producing the protein MAMQPGGLLAPDPGALSPAQLEQLRNFKIQTRIANEKYLRAHKEVELLLSDFFRHCVGFLHQKLSHSVAIALSTFCFSAWTEALSWWKLFESPVPTQ; encoded by the exons ATGGCGATGCAGCCGGGTGGGCTGCTGGCGCCGGACCCTGGGGCGCTGAGCCCGGCGCAGTTGGAGCAGCTGCGCAACTTCAAG ATTCAGACTCGGATTGCTAACGAAAAGTACCTAAGGGCCCACAAAGAAGTGGAGTTGCTCCTAAGTGATTTTTTCCG GCACTGTGTTGGTTTCCTGCATCAGAAGTTATCACACAGCGTTGCAATTGCATTGTCCACCTTCTGTTTCTCTGCCTGGACTGAAGCTCTAAGCTGGTGGAAACTTTTTGAGTCCCCAGTGCCCACACAGTGA
- the RIIAD1 gene encoding RIIa domain-containing protein 1 isoform X3 translates to MAMQPGGLLAPDPGALSPAQLEQLRNFKIQTRIANEKYLRAHKEVELLLSDFFREMFLKRPDNIREFAADYFTDPRLPNKIHKQLIKEKKAA, encoded by the exons ATGGCGATGCAGCCGGGTGGGCTGCTGGCGCCGGACCCTGGGGCGCTGAGCCCGGCGCAGTTGGAGCAGCTGCGCAACTTCAAG ATTCAGACTCGGATTGCTAACGAAAAGTACCTAAGGGCCCACAAAGAAGTGGAGTTGCTCCTAAGTGATTTTTTCCG AGAAATGTTCCTGAAGAGGCCAGACAACATCCGAGAATTCGCTGCAG ACTACTTCACGGATCCAAGACTTCCCAACAAGATTCACAAGCAGCTAATTAAGGAGAAGAAAGCGGCTTAA
- the MRPL9 gene encoding large ribosomal subunit protein bL9m, giving the protein MAAPMAGPGPALLRAAAERLVQGGIRVLLRPPLEGRTPGPERNFSLSHCRSTVIVERWWKVPLAGEGRKPRLHRRHRVYKLVEDTKHRPKENLELILTQSVEELGVRGDLVSVKKSVGRNRLLPQGLAVYASPENKKLFEEEKLQRQEGKLGKIQTKAGEATVKFLRSCHLEVGMKNNVKWELNPEIVARHFLKNLGVVVAPHALKLPEEPITRWGEYWCEVTVNGLDTIRVPMSVVNFERPKTKRYKHWLAQQAANRMASTSSQMI; this is encoded by the exons ATGGCGGCCCCCATGGCCGGCCCGGGCCCGGCTCTGCTGCGGGCTGCCGCTGAGCGGCTGGTGCAAGGAGGAATCCGGGTGCTGCTGCGGCCGCCGCTCGAAGGGAGGACCCCCGGCCCAGAGCGCAACTTCAGCCTCTCTCACTGTCGG AGCACGGTCATCGTGGAGCGCTGGTGGAAGGTGCCGCTGGCCGGGGAGGGACGGAAACCGCGCTTGCACAGGCGACACCGCGTCTACAAGCTGGTGGAGGACACGAAACACCGGCCCAAAGAGAACCTGGAGCTCATCCTCACGCAGTCGGTAGAGG AGCTTGGAGTCCGGGGTGACCTGGTTTCAGTGAAGAAATCAGTGGGGCGTAATCGACTGCTTCCTCAAGGACTGGCTGTGTATGCATCCCCTGAAAACAAGAAGTTATTTGAAGAGGAGAAATTG CAAAGACAAGAAGGAAAGTTAGGAAAGATCCAGACCAAGGCAGGTGAGGCG ACGGTGAAATTTCTGAGAAGCTGTCACCTGGAGGTGGGGATGAAGAACAATGTCAAATGGGAGCTAAACCCTGAAATAGTTGCCCGCCACTTTCTCAAAAAT CTGGGTGTTGTGGTAGCCCCACATGCATTAAAGTTACCAGAAGAGCCCATCACACGGTGGGGAGAGTATTGGTGTGAGGTGACG GTAAATGGCCTTGACACTATAAGGGTACCTATGTCTGTGGTGAACTTTGAGCGGCCCAAGACCAAAAGATATAAGCACTGGTTAGCCCAGCAAGCTGCCAACAGAATGGCCTCCACCAGCTCCCAGATGATCTGA